In Sulfurospirillum oryzae, the genomic window ACAAGTTCATTAAAGGAGGATTTACATGGTATTTCGTTTTGCTATTATGTTATTTTTTCCTTTTTTGATGTGGGCAGCTCAGGCAACAGCACAGGTAAATCAAGGTGAAAATATTTGGGTGAAAGTGGGGCAGATTTACGGCATTGAGCCACGTCTTTTGTACTCTATCGCTAAAGTGGAAAGCGACCTTGACCGTTATATTGTAGCCTTTACTGCGAGTAAAATGACGCCCCAGCAAGCACAAGAGCTGAGTACGTTTTTAAGGCAAAAAGGGATTGAAAGCAAGCAGTACTCTCAGGTGATTGCGATTAAAAGCAAAAACAAATACGAAGCAAGCCATGTGGTGCATTTTCTCTACACGCACAACTACCCACGTTTTGACATGGGCATCATGCAGATCAACTCCATTCACAAGCCTCTTTTAGACAAGGCGAACATCTCGTTTTACGACCTTTTTGAGCCAAAGATCAACATTCAAGTAGGGGCGTACATTCTAGCGACCTGTTTTGCGAAGCATAAGAACAACAAAGACGCCATCAACGCCTACAACGGCAAGATCAATGACAATCCTTACTCCGCCAAAGTGTTTGCCGAGTTCAAAAAACTTTACAGCTCTTACCAAAAAGACAAAACGAAGCTTTACTACCGCGATCCATCATAACTCGCCCAAGCGATACCCAACCTCTTTGATCATCTCAATCGCACCCTCTGGCAGTTTTCTGCGCAGGCGTTTGATGAGAGCTCGCATGTTAAGAACGCTCGTCTCTTCACCTTCCCAGACATACTCTTCTAGCTCGCTAAAGGTAATGACACGATGGCGATCTTTAATAAAAAGGTCTAAAAACATTCCCTCTTTTTTAGCCAGTTTAATCTCTTCGTTATTAGGGTCGAACAAGCGGTGGTTGACATAGTCATAACTGTAGCCGATCCAAAGAGCAATGGTGGAAGAGGGCTTATGACAGAGTTTTTTCACTTTTTGCACCAACTCATAGATGAAGAAAGGTTTTTTGAGGTAATCATCACAGCCAATTTCATACGAAGCTTGGATTTTTTCCAGATCATGGTTGGAACTGATGATGATGGCAGGAATCTCTTTATGGTAGATGCGAATGGTTTCCAAAATGGAAAGCCCATCGATGGAAGGGACGTTAATATCTAAGATAAAACAGTGATAACCATGGTTGAGTGCATCAAGTGCTTTTTCACCGTCCATAAACAGATCAACTTGATAGCCCTCTTTGATAAGGACACTTTTGATGACATTGGCAAGGCGTTCGTTATCTTCAAGAACGAGTATTTTCATGTTGCATTTCCTAAGGTAATTGTAAAGCAAGCTCCCTCATCGGTATTATATGCTCTGATTTTTCCACCCATTTTATCTTCAATAATGAGTTTTGACATATAAAGCCCGATGCCATGACCTTGCTCTTTGGTTGTAAAGTAGGCATCAAAGATGTTAGGCATCTCTTCAATGGGGATACCGCCCGCATTATCGCTAATTTCGATAATGATTTTTTTA contains:
- a CDS encoding lytic transglycosylase domain-containing protein — its product is MVFRFAIMLFFPFLMWAAQATAQVNQGENIWVKVGQIYGIEPRLLYSIAKVESDLDRYIVAFTASKMTPQQAQELSTFLRQKGIESKQYSQVIAIKSKNKYEASHVVHFLYTHNYPRFDMGIMQINSIHKPLLDKANISFYDLFEPKINIQVGAYILATCFAKHKNNKDAINAYNGKINDNPYSAKVFAEFKKLYSSYQKDKTKLYYRDPS
- a CDS encoding response regulator transcription factor codes for the protein MKILVLEDNERLANVIKSVLIKEGYQVDLFMDGEKALDALNHGYHCFILDINVPSIDGLSILETIRIYHKEIPAIIISSNHDLEKIQASYEIGCDDYLKKPFFIYELVQKVKKLCHKPSSTIALWIGYSYDYVNHRLFDPNNEEIKLAKKEGMFLDLFIKDRHRVITFSELEEYVWEGEETSVLNMRALIKRLRRKLPEGAIEMIKEVGYRLGEL